The Ralstonia sp. RRA DNA segment CCCGACATGGGCGATCCGTCCACAGCGGCGCTGTCGCCGGACATGGAGCGCCGGTTGGGCGACCGTGTGATGCGTGAGATTCGCCGTGATCCGGATTACGTGTCCGATCCGCTGCTCGGTGATTACCTGAACACCATCGGCTTCAAGCTGATCGAGGCGGCGCGCCGGCAGCACGTGGCGGGCAGCACGTCGTCGTCGAGCTTCGAATTGTTTGCGGTGCGGGACCCGGCCATCAATGCGTTTGCGCTGCCAGGTGGCTATATCGGCGTGAACACGGGCACGTTGGTGGCGACCGAGAGCGAATCGGAGCTGGCCTCCGTGCTCGGCCACGAAATCGGCCACGTGTTGCAGCGGCATATCGCGCGCGGCATCGACAAGTCGGGCGAGTCGATGTGGATTGCGTTGGCGTCGATTCTGCTGGCCGGCCTGGCGGCCACGAAGAGCGGCGATGCTGCGCAGGCGCTGGCCATCGGCGGGCAAGCAGCAGCGGTGTCGAATCAGCTGTCGTTCTCGCGCAGTGCGGAGCGTGAGGCGGATCGTGTCGGTTTTACGCTGCTCACCGGTGCCGGCTATGACCCGGAGGGCATGCCGGATTTCTTTCGCCGCATGCAACGGGTCACCAACATTGCGGATACCGGTGTGGTTCCCGGTTATGCGCGCACGCACCCGCTGACCGGTGAGCGTATCGCCGACATGGCAGACCGCGCGCGCGGCCTGCCGCATCCGCGTCAACCGCGCCGGCCGGAGTTCGGCTTTGCCAAGGCGCGTGCACGCGTGCTGCAGGAAACGTCGACCAGCTCTTACGTCGACGTGCGCAATGCCATGCAGTCGCAGCTGTCGTCGGCGCCGGATGCGCCGGTCGAGAAGCGTGCGGCGCTGTGGTACGGCATTGCGGTGGCCAACCAGATGGCTGGCCGGCTGGACGAGGCCGAGCAGGCGCTGCTGGAAGCGCGGCGCCTATACGGCAACATCCCCGGTATCACGTCAGGCAGCGTGGATCTGGACGTGACGGCCATTGAACTGGCGCGTGCCCGCAACCGCATGCCTGAGGCGCTGACCTTGGCGCGTGCGGCACTTGTCGCGTATCCGCTATCACGCGCAGTTGGCCAGATCTATGCGCAGACGCTGCTGGCAGCCGGCCGGATCGATGACGCCATTCCGTATCTGAAGGACAAGACCCGCGAAGACACCGCGCAATCGATCTGGTGGGACATGCTCGCGCGGGCCTATGCCGATAAGGGCAAGCGCCTGGAGCAGCACCGCGCGCTGGCCGAGAAGTACGCGCGTGACGGTGCATGGGGTTCAGCGGTCGAGCAACTCAAGCTGGCGCGCGAAGCGGGCGATGCGGATTTCTACACGCTGTCTGAAGTTGATGCGCGATTGCATCAGATGGAGCGGCAGTACAAGGAAGAGAAGGCCGAGGATAAGGCGCTACCGAAGTAGGGCGGCACGCGCAGCCGCCACTCATTGCTACGCCGTGGGATGCGGCACGAATCCGTAGCGCCGAGCGACTTCTGCGCGATGAATCGGCTCGATGTCGAAGGTGCGATCGCCGATGGTGAGCGTGCCGAGTGCGGCGCCGCATGCGTCTCCGTGCCATTGCGCGAGCGACGAGAACGGCTCCAGGTCGTGGTCGTGCAGCACGGCGATGGTGTCTTCTGTATCCCAACCCGCCACTCGGCCAGACAGCAGCACGTTGCCTTGTTCGTCGGCAAAACAGCCGTTGGGCGCGAAGGCCGACCCTGTTGTGGTGGTGAAGCTGGGGACTGCGCCATCCGCCACCAACCGGACAATCCACGGCGTGTAATCCAACTCCACAAACACGCGTTGCGGCCCGTTCTGAAAGAACCACCGCCCCGCATCATCGTGCGCGTAGTTGCGGACGATGAAATCGATGAGCGATGGGTGGCGGATCGGATCGCCTGACAGCTTGTTGGCCTGCGCAAACTCGTTGCGCATGCGCCATTGGCCCCGGCGGTCCAGTGCCAGCCAGCCGAAGCAGTTCGGCACGTTTGGCCACTTGGCCATCGCCTGACGGACGATGTCATCCATGGGAATCTGCGTCTCCGGTCTGCACCGGGCGACCGAGTACGTCATCAAAGAAACGCAGCACGCGTGCGGGCATCCAGTCGATGCGGCCGGCCATGTTGCGCAGGCCGCTGTCGTGGCGCAGCAGGAAGCCGACGTGGCCGCCATGTTGCGGCTGGTCCAGTACGACGTCCGATGAGACGTCGGCTGGACCGGGCAGATGCTGGCCGGGCAGGAAGGGATCATTGCGCGCGTTGAGCACCAGCGCCGGCACGCGCACGTCGCGCAGGATCGGCTTGGACGACGCACGCGTCCAGTAGTCCAGCACGTCGTGATAACCGTGCAGCGGCGCAGTGACGAGGTTGTCGAATTCGCTCAGGTTGCGCGAGGCCAGCATGGCGGCCCGGTCGTACAGACCGGGGTGCTGGTCGAGCTTCGCGCTGGCTTTTTCCTTGAGCGTGCGCAGGAACATGCGCGTGTACACCATGTTGAAGCCACGCGACAGCGCAGCGCCGCCAGCACGCATGTCGAGTGGCGCAGAGACCGTTGCCGCAGCGCTCAGGTGGCGTGCGTCGGTACCGTGCTCACCCAGATAGCGCAGCAGCGCATTGCCGCCCAGCGAGATGCCCACGGCAAGCAACTTGCGGCCCTGGGGCTCGCAGACCGTTCGATATAGCCGCTCAAGAATCCACGCGATTTCAGCACCGTCGCCGCAGTGGTACATGCGGGGTGCGCGGTTCATCTCGCCGGAGCAGCCACGGAAGTGTGGGATCACGCCAGGCCAGCGGCGCGCGCGTAGCGCATCCATCAGCAGGCTCGCGTAGTGGCTGCGCGAATCGCCCTCCAGGCCGTGGAACATGACGACGAGCGGCGCGTGCGCATCGGTGTCATGTGTGGTCCAGTCGAGATCGATGAAGTCCTGGTCGGGCGTGTCCCAGCGTTCGCGCCGGTAGGTGATGCGCGGAAAGCGCCAGAGGCGCGCCGGCACAATCGTCTGCGCATTGCCGCCGATCAGCCACCACGGCGAGCGGAACGCGTGCGGCTCGAACGGCCCCGCCAGCATGGCGCCGAGGTTCAGTTCAACGGGGGCAGCTTGGCGGAACGAGCGGGTCATCGGACGAATGCATCAGCCACGCCCAGCGCGGCCGGTTTAGTGCAGGGAGTGTGTGGCGCTGGAGATGGAGGCCGCCACGCGTTCTTCTGCCGCCTGGCTGGAATGCACGTGGGCGATGCGCCAGCCTTCGTGGTTCTGCATCAGCACGTAGGTCGTGTGCACGTACAGATCCGCTTCGGTGGCGGTGGCAGAGAAGCGCAGCGCTTCAGTCGCCTCGAAAATCGACACGCCCAGTGAGGAGTGCACCTGTTGAGAGAGGCACTCGATCCACACCGGGTTCTTCTCGACCAGCGCATCCAGGCAGCCGCGCAGTTGCTCGTGGCCGTGCAGGCGCTGGCCGTCGGGCAGGATGAAGCTCACAGAATCCTCGTCCAGCCACAGCCGGAGCGCGCCATCGGCATCGCGGCGCTTGAGCGCATCGCGATAGGCTTCGAGGATGTCCTCGGCGGCTTCGAACAGGCGGGCAAATCGTGGCATGGCGGCTGGACGTTCAGGGAAGGACTGCGGACAAGCGTTACGAATCTATGCCGGCTGCAACAGCCGGCGCAACTCATGAAACACCATCTCGGGGCCGATGTCGCGCAGGCAGCGCAAGTGGCCCAGTGGGCATTCGCGCGCAAAGCACGGACTGCACTCCAGATGGAGCCACATGATACTCGCAGCGGGCGACAGGGGCGGCGTATGGCGCGGGTCGCTGGAGCCGAACACGGCAACCTGCGGGCGCCCCAGGGCGGCCGTCACGTGCATCAGGCCCGAGTCGTTGCAGATGGCGGCTTCGGATCGTGCAAGCAGTTCGATGGCCTCGTCCAGCGAGGTCTCACCGCACAGGTTGCGCACGAAGGGCGCGCGCTCGACGATGGCGTTGGCCATCTCACGGTCCTTGCCCGAACCGAGCGCGACGATCTGCGCATACGGGAACGAGCGGCGCAGCATCTGAGCAAGCTCGGCGAAGTGCTCGGCGGGCCAGCGCTTGGCGGGGCCGTATTCGGCGCCAGGGCAGAAGGCGACCAGGCGCGCATTACCGGGAATCTCGAACTTGGCCGAGGTGGCGGCCACGCGCTGTACGTCAACGTTCAGCTTCGGGTCGGGCAGGGCGTCGGGCAGCTTGGCACCGGGCTTGAAGGCCAGCGCGGCATAGTGCTGCACCATCGGCGGACGCGCGTTCTTGGGCGGATTCGGGTAGCGCACGTTCAGCACGCCCAGGCGCGACTCGCCCTTGTAACCGATGCGCAGCGGAATGCCGGCCAGCCACGGAATCAGCGCGCTCTTGAACGAGTTCGGCAGCACGTAGGCCGCGTCGAACGTCTCGTTCTTGAGCTGCTGGGCGAACATCGTGCGGCTACCGAGCTGCAGCTTGCCGTGCGCGAGGTCGGTCGGCAGCACGCGGGCAATCTCGGGCATGCGTGCGAGCACCGGCGCGACCCACTTGGGCGCGATGGCGTGGATCTGCGCGCGGGGGTGCCGCGCCTTGATCTGCGCAAACAGCGGTTGCGCCATCAGCGCATCACCGATCCAGTTGGGGGCGACGACGAGGATCTTGCGCATCATCGACTCGCCGGGCGTACGTTGCGACCGGCGTCGTACGGCATGTGAAGACGGCTCAATGGTGGCCCTTCAGTTCAACGCCGGGAGCCAGCTTGTAGACGGTGCCGCAATACGGGCACTTGACCTCGCCGGTGTCGGCGATGTCGAGGAACACGCGCGGGTGGTAGTTCCAGGCCGGGGTCTTGGCGGTCGGGCAGTGCAGCGGCAGGTCGTCTGCGCCGATTTCGATTGTGGGTGCGGTTTGCGTGGTCATGATGAGGTGGAGTGCCGGTGCGGTCTAAGCAGGTCAGCCGCGCCTTGGTCTGGGCCGCAAATTCAAATGCCGAAAATTTCGACGAAGAGGCGAAATTGTAAGGGGTGGGCGCGGGCGCGCCAACGCCGATTGTTGCACTGCGTGGCGCCCGGCACGAATCGTTGTACCGGACAAGGCGCATGCTCATTGACGTTAAGCGGACGCTTAACATCAAAAGTATAATCATCCGTTTCCTACGAGCCACCCATGTCGCCCCCGACGCATCCGCGCCCGCGCGCTGCCGGCAGCCTTTGTCCGGACCCAAAAAAAGAGACGAATGCGCCGCTTAAGGGGGTGTCATGCCGCTAGTCCGCTGGGGCGCAGCGCTGCAACGCCGCTGGCAGGCCATCGACCCCGCCGAGCGCGCCGGCTTCTTTGCCGGCATCCGCGCTTACGCACCGTCGCTGCCGCCGGTGTTCACCTGGGGCGTGGTGACAGGCGTGGCGATGAGCAAGTCGGTGCTGACCATTCCGCAGGCGATCGGCATGACGATCTTCGTCTATGCGGGGTCGTCGCAGTTGGCCGTGCTGCCGCTGCTGGCAGCGGGGCTGCCGATCTGGACGGTGCTGCTGACGGCGTTCATCGTCAACGTGCGCTTCATCATCTTCAGCGCGGGGCTCGCGCAGCATTTCGGGCACCTGCCGTTTGTGCGGCGGGTGGTCCTGGGCGTGTTCAACGGCGATCTGCCGTTTGTGCTGTTCACCCAGAAATATCCCTCCGCGGCGCCGGAGGCAGGCAAGGAAGGGTACTACTGGGGCATGGTCCTGCTGAGCTTCGTGGCTTGGCAGGTGTCGTCCATCCTGGGCATCGTCGCGGCGAGCCTGTTTCCTGACGCGTGGGGCCTGGCGCTGGCTGGGACGCTCGCGCTGATCCCTGTCATGGTGTCGACCATTCGTAGCCGTGCCACTCTCATGGCGGTGGCCGTGGCGGCGGTGCTGGCGCTGGTTGCCTTCAAGCTGCCGTATCGATTGAGCCTGGTGATTGCCGTCACCGGCGCCATGGCTGCAGGCCTGGCCGCTGATGAGGCCGCCGCGCGCCTGCAATGGCAGCGCCGCCGTGCGGCACAGCCGGTGGCCGAGGAGGAGGACGCATGAGCGCGCTGGAGATCTGGCTGGTCATCGCGGGGATGACGGTGGTGACGATCGTCACGCGTTCGCTGTTCCTGATCGTGGGCGACAAGGTTGCGCTGCCGATGCGCCTGCAGCACGCGCTGCGCTTTGCGCCAGCCGCAGCGCTCATCGCCATCGTGCTGCCTGACCTGCTCTGGAATCAGGGTCACTTCGATGCGACCTGGACCAACCCGAGGTTGATGGCCGGTGTTGCGGCCACCGCGTTCTATGTGGCGACGCGGCGCATGCTGGGCATGATCTTTGTCGGCATGGGGGTGTTCACCGTGCTGCGTCTCTGGGGATGACTGTGTCGGGCTCCGCTTCCACGCGCAATGGCGTGATCTTCGCCTTCCTGGCCTACACGATGTGGGGCCTGTTTCCTCTGTACTTCAAGCTGCTCAAGGCTGTGTCGCCAGTGGAGATCCTGTCGCACCGGGTGATCTGGTCATTGGCGGTGATGGTGGTGATCCTGCTCGTCAAGCGCCACTGGGCGTGGCTGTGGGCGCTGCGCACGCAGCCGCGCGTGGTGGGGCGCTACGCGGCCAGCACTGCACTGCTGGCGGCCAACTGGCTGACCTACATCTGGGCGGTCAACCATGACCACGTGCTCGACGCGAGCCTGGGCTACTTCATCAACCCGCTGGTGGTGGTGATGTTGGCTGCGCTGGTGCTGGGCGAGCGGTTGCGGCCGGTGCAGTGGGTATCGGTGGCGTTGGCGGCGGCCGGCGTGGCATGGCTCACGTGGCAGGCCGGCACGCTGCCGTGGATCGCGCTGGCGCTGGCGTTTTCGTTCGGGTTCTATGGCTTGCTGCGCAAGACTTCGCCGCTGGGCGCACTGGAGGGGCTGACGCTGGAGACGCTGCTGCTGTTTCCGCTGGCGCTGGCTTATCTGGGCTGGCTGGCTGCGCAGCAGCAGAACGCTTTCCTGGCTGCGTCGCCCGGCATGCAGTTGCTGCTGGCGCTGGCCGGTCCGCTGACGGCGTTGCCGTTGCTGCTGTTCGGCGCTGGGGCGCGGCGCATTCCGCTGTCGCTGCTGGGGCTGCTGCAGTACGTGAGCCCCACACTGCAGCTGCTGCTGGGCGTGTGGCTCTACAACGAGCCGTTTGCCGGGCCGAAGGTGGCGGGCTATGTGCTGATCTGGATCGGCCTGGCGGTCTACAGTGCCGAGAGCGCGCTGCGTCTGCAGCGTCGCCCCCAGGTGTCACCGGCTAAGTAGCACCGTCGGCGTGGCGGGCACGCCGTTCCACGCCATCGGTGTATCCAGCAGTTCCACCTTGGTGATGGCCTTGTCGCCAGGCACGTTGATGGTCCACAGCTTGAAGCTGTCGCCGCTGGTCGGGTCCGTTGTGCTGGCGGCGGGTGTGCCGGTCGGGCTGAACCACGGGCGGAAGCCGCCTTGCAGCACACGCGTGATCTGCGAGCCATCGGCGTAGGTCACGCGCACGGTGTAGTCGCAGCCGCTGGCGTGGCAGTACCACGCATACGTGCCGGTGTTGGGCACGATGGCAGCGCGGTCGGCAGCGCTGGCCGGGTCAAACGTCTGGATCAGGTTGCCCGTGAACGGCAGCGGCGGATAGATCTGCGAGACACCCGCCGTGCCCGCGCGGCTCAACGTGATGGCGATGGCGTAGACCGGTACGTTGGTCTGCGTCGGCAGGTTCTGGTTGATGCCGTACAGGCCGTTGCTGGTGGTCGTGGGCGTGTAGGCCACGCGGGCCTGGGTGGTCGTATTCCACTGGCTGTAACCGGTGGGCGAAGCCGCGTCGACCAGGATGCGGTTCTGCAGCCAAGCCTGCATTTTTCCCGTATTGAAATCCGAGAACGTCGCGAACTTGTAGCCCGGCGATTGATCGCCCGCGCCGCCCTGCATCGGGTCTTGCTTGATGCACCGGTTGGCGGAATCGGTCTGGTGGCCAGTCGCACAGTTGGCGTAGCTGCTGGCCGTGGTCGGCACGCGGATGTCGAGGAACTGGTTCTTGTTCGGGTCGTAGCCCCATACCGAACCGGTCAGGCTGCCGCCCGCGTACGGATACGTGCCGGCGGTATAGGCATCGCCCGCATGCGGCAAGCCGAACGCATGGCCCTGCTCGTGGATGAAGATGCCGGTGTAGTTTTGGTCGCCCACGCCCGCATTGCCACCGCCGAGGCCGCCGCCGAGGGACACCGGCTTGTTCGTCACCGGGTCGACCGGCAGGATCGGCGCGTAGTACTGGTTGTTGGTCGGGCCTTCGCCGTTGGCGTTGCGCAGGCTCTGGATCAGGCTGAGCACCGAACTCATCACCGCGTAGCCTTCCTTCTGCTGGCTCATGGCCGTGACCACGTAGGCCGGCTGCGCTACGTTGGCGCTGTCTGCACGCGGCGCGATCACCATGCTGGGCCACGACACGCGCCCGATCGGGTGATTGGCTGCCGTCAGTGCCGAGACCGGCCACTTGGCGAAGATCTCCTGCTGCGTCACGGCGTCCGGCGCCTTGACGGTCGACAGCGGCGTCGTATTCGAATCGTTCGCGCCAAAGAGGTAGAACGGCAGTACACGCAGCGTGATGTCGGCGTTGGTGCCGAAGCTGGGCGTGTGGCTGGTGCTGGCGGTGTAGTTGGCTGCCGATACGCGGAACGCCGTGCCGGGCACCATCCACGTGGCAGGTACGGTCACGCTCCAGCGGTCGGTTGCGTACGGGCGGCCGGCAGATTCCGTGGGCGGCAGGGAGGCTGGCGCATTCAGCGCCAGGCTGCCGACCAGCGCGCCGTTGCGCCAGGCTTCCAGCTTCGGTTGCTGCACGTCTGCCTGACCGATCGACACCAGCGCCAGTGCTCCGCGATTGCCGGTGAGCTGCAGCGTGCCGGTGGTGTTCGGCAGCGTCCAGGTGATGCCGCCCTCAGGCAGCACATGCGTCTGCGCAAACTCCAGCTTGTTCAGCGCGAGTGGGCCGGCGGCCGGCGTGGTGGGCGAACTGGGAGTGCCGGTCGATCCGCCGTCCGGTTGGGTGCTCGATGTGGTGCTGGTGGCGCCACCATCGCCGCCGCCGCAAGCGGTCAGCAATAGGGTGGTCAAGGCGGCCGCCAGCGCGGCGCGGCCCAGGATTGGCGCTTGGCTCATGGAAAACTCCCGACGTATTTATGTTTATTGGTGCGCACATTCTAGCTTTGTGGAGGATTGTGAAGCTAGGCGCGCTCCCCTAGTCAGGGGATTCGGGGTTTCGTTCGTCCGTTTTACGGCGAGGGTGCAAGGGTGATCAGGTAAAATCGTCGTTTTCCGCGATTCCTACTGTTGCTGCCATGCCTCACGTCCTGCGTCTGTCCGATCTCATCTCCGAAGGCAAACTTGCCGGCAAGCGCGTGTTTATCCGCGCCGACCTCAACGTGCCGCAAGACGACGCCGGCAACATCACCGAAGACACCCGCATCCGCGCTTCCGTGCCGGCCATCGAGGCTGCGCTGGGCGCCGGTGCTGCCGTGATGGTCACGTCGCACCTGGGCCGCCCGACCGAGGGCGAATTCAAGCCGGAAGATTCGCTGGCGCCGGTGGCCAAGCGCTTGGCTGAGCTGCTGGGCCGTGATGTGAAGCTGGTGCAGAACTGGGTTGATGGTGTGGAAGTGGCGCCCGGCCAGGTCGTGCTGCTGGAAAACTGCCGCGTGAACAAGGGCGAGAAGAAGAACAGCGACGAACTGGCCCAGAAGATGGCCAAGCTGTGCGACGTCTACGTCAACGATGCCTTTGGTACCGCCCACCGCGCGGAAGCTACCACCCACGGTATCGCCAAGTTCGCCCCGGTGGCCTGTGCTGGTCCGCTGCTGGCCGCTGAACTGGACGCGCTGGGCAAGGCACTGGGCCAGCCGGCACGCCCGCTGGTCGCTATCGTGGCTGGCTCCAAGGTGTCGACCAAGCTGACCATCCTCAAATCGCTGGCCGACAAGGTGGACAACCTGATCGTCGGCGGCGGCATCGCCAACACGTTCATGCTGGCTGCCGGCCTGAAGATCGGCAAGTCGCTGGCCGAAGCCGATCTGGTGGGCGATGCCAAAGCCATCATCGAAGCGATGGCCGCCCGCGGCGCCTCGGTGCCCATTCCCGTTGATGTGGTTTGCGCCAAGGAATTCAGCGCAACCGCGGCTGCCACCGTCAAGGACGCAAAGGACGTGGCAGACGACGACATGATTCTCGACATCGGCCCGAAGACCGCCGCGCAACTGGCTGATCAGTTGAAGGCTGCCGGCACCATCGTGTGGAACGGCCCGGTCGGCGTGTTCGAGTTCGACCAGTTCGGCAACGGCACCAAGGTGCTGGCCGAGGCGATTGCTGCCTCGTCGGGCTTCTCGATTGCAGGCGGCGGCGACACGCTGGCTGCCATCGCCAAGTACAACATCGCCGACAAGGTGGGCTATATCTCCACCGGCGGCGGTGCGTTCCTGGAGTTCCTGGAAGGCAAGACGTTGCCGGCCGTGGAGATCCTCGAGCAGCGCGCACAGAACCAGGCAACCACGGCCTGATTGCGCGGCTTGACTCCACATCGGCTCGCATTGCCCAATAACACCAACGAGACACCGCCCATGACCCGCGCCACCAAGATCGTCGCCACGCTCGGCCCCGCGTCCAGCACGCAGGAAGTCCTGACCCGCATGATCTCGGCGGGGGTGGACGTGGTGCGGCTGAACTTCTCGCACGGCACCGCGCAGGATCACATCGACCGCGCACAGCTCGTGCGTGAGGTGGCGCGCTCGGTGGGTCGCGAAGTGGCCATCATGGCCGACCTGCAGGGCCCGAAAATCCGCGTCGGCAAGTTCGAGAACGGCAAGATCACGCTGAACCCGGGCGACCGCTTTACGCTGGATGCGCGTTGCGAACTGGGCAACCAGGAGCGCGCCGGCCTCGACTACAAGGAACTGCCGCGCGACGTCGGCCCCGGTGACTTGTTGCTGCTCAACGACGGCCTGATCGTGCTGCAGGTCGAGCGCGTGGTGGGCGAAGAGATCGAAACCATCGTCAAGATCGGCGGCGAGCTGTCCAACAACAAGGGCATCAACCGCCAGGGCGGCGGGCTGTCGGCACCCGCGCTGACGGCCAAGGACATGGAAGACATCAAGACCGCGATGGCGCTGGGCGCCGATTACGTCGCGGTCAGCTTCCCAAAGAACGCCACTGACATGGAAATGGCGCGCCAACTGGCCGTGGTGGCCGGTGCGCCGCACAACCACAAGCCGCGCATGATCGCCAAGATCGAGCGCGCCGAGGCCATCCGCCCGGGTGTGCTCGAAGAGATCCTGGCCGCGTCCGACGGCATCATGGTCGCCCGTGGTGACTTGGCGGTGGAAGTGGGCAACGCGGCGGTGCCGGCGCTGCAGAAGCGCATGATCAAGCTCGCGCGCGAAGCCAACAAGCTCACCATCACCGCCACGCAGATGATGGAATCGATGATCGTCAACCCGGTGCCGACGCGCGCCGAGGTGTCGGACGTCGCCAACGCCGTGCTCGATGGCACCGATGCCGTGATGCTCTCCGCCGAGACCGCCGCAGGCCGCTATCCCGTAGAGACCATCGAAGCCATGGCAGCCATCTGCGTGGAAGCCGAGAAGTCGCAACCGGTGCACCTGGACACGGACTTCCTCGAACAGACGTTCAGCCGTATCGACCAATCGATCGCCATGGGGGCGCTGTTCACGGCCTACCATTTACAGGTGAAGGCGATTGCCGCACTGACCGATTCCGGCGCCACCGCGTTGTGGATGAGCCGTCACGGTATCAACGTGCCGATCTATGCGATGACGCCCAATGTGGGCTCGCAACGCAAGATGGCGCTGTACCGCAACGTGCAGGCGTTGTCGATGGCCACCAGCTCCGACCGCGACGAGGCGCTGCATCAGGCGGAAGAGCTGCTGGTTGCGCGCGGCGTCGTGCAGCGCGGCGACTTCATCGTCCTGACCGTCGGCGAGCCGATGGGGCAGGCGGGCGGCACCAACACACTCAAGATTGTCCGCGTCGGCATGCACTGAGGCCTGACGCCCACGACGGAACGTAGATTGCTAGCCAAACAAGATACGTTCCTGAGAACCGAATACAGATCGACCCATAGGAGAAAACCATGCCACTCGTTTCCATGCGCCAACTGCTGGACCACGCCGCTGAAAACGGCTACGGCCTGCCGGCATTCAACGTGAACAACCTGGAGCAAGTCCAGGCCGTGATGGAAGCCGCCAAGGAAACCGGCGCGCCGGTGATCCTGCAAGCCAGCGCAGGCGCTCGCAAGTACGCCGGCGAGTCCTTCATCAAGCACCTGATCCAGGCCGCCGTTGAAGCCTATCCGGAGATCCCGCTGGTGATGCACCAGGATCACGGCCAAAGCCCGGCGATCTGCCAAGGCGCCATCGACCTGGGCTTCGGCTCGGTCATGATGGACGGCTCGCTGCGTGAAGACGGCAAGACCCCGGCCGACTTCGACTACAACGTCGACGTGACGCGCCGCGTGGTGGAAATGGCCCACAAGGTTGGCGTGACGGTGGAAGGCGAACTCGGCTGCCTGGGCTCGCTGGAAACCGGCATGGCTGGCGAGGAAGACGGCATTGGCGCTGAAGGCGTGCTCGACCACTCGTCGCTGCTGACCGATCCGGAAGAGGCTGCCCAGTTCGTCAAGGCGACCCAGCTCGACGCC contains these protein-coding regions:
- a CDS encoding M48 family metalloprotease, giving the protein MTHFLFRPRARKLTAAVLLSTWLVPLPLPVLAQVPASAPAASANLGLGSAAQADQVQSNLNRSVQIGRQSPYLQKDPTVIDAPTYELPDMGDPSTAALSPDMERRLGDRVMREIRRDPDYVSDPLLGDYLNTIGFKLIEAARRQHVAGSTSSSSFELFAVRDPAINAFALPGGYIGVNTGTLVATESESELASVLGHEIGHVLQRHIARGIDKSGESMWIALASILLAGLAATKSGDAAQALAIGGQAAAVSNQLSFSRSAEREADRVGFTLLTGAGYDPEGMPDFFRRMQRVTNIADTGVVPGYARTHPLTGERIADMADRARGLPHPRQPRRPEFGFAKARARVLQETSTSSYVDVRNAMQSQLSSAPDAPVEKRAALWYGIAVANQMAGRLDEAEQALLEARRLYGNIPGITSGSVDLDVTAIELARARNRMPEALTLARAALVAYPLSRAVGQIYAQTLLAAGRIDDAIPYLKDKTREDTAQSIWWDMLARAYADKGKRLEQHRALAEKYARDGAWGSAVEQLKLAREAGDADFYTLSEVDARLHQMERQYKEEKAEDKALPK
- a CDS encoding DUF2946 family protein produces the protein MDDIVRQAMAKWPNVPNCFGWLALDRRGQWRMRNEFAQANKLSGDPIRHPSLIDFIVRNYAHDDAGRWFFQNGPQRVFVELDYTPWIVRLVADGAVPSFTTTTGSAFAPNGCFADEQGNVLLSGRVAGWDTEDTIAVLHDHDLEPFSSLAQWHGDACGAALGTLTIGDRTFDIEPIHRAEVARRYGFVPHPTA
- a CDS encoding YheT family hydrolase; amino-acid sequence: MTRSFRQAAPVELNLGAMLAGPFEPHAFRSPWWLIGGNAQTIVPARLWRFPRITYRRERWDTPDQDFIDLDWTTHDTDAHAPLVVMFHGLEGDSRSHYASLLMDALRARRWPGVIPHFRGCSGEMNRAPRMYHCGDGAEIAWILERLYRTVCEPQGRKLLAVGISLGGNALLRYLGEHGTDARHLSAAATVSAPLDMRAGGAALSRGFNMVYTRMFLRTLKEKASAKLDQHPGLYDRAAMLASRNLSEFDNLVTAPLHGYHDVLDYWTRASSKPILRDVRVPALVLNARNDPFLPGQHLPGPADVSSDVVLDQPQHGGHVGFLLRHDSGLRNMAGRIDWMPARVLRFFDDVLGRPVQTGDADSHG
- a CDS encoding nuclear transport factor 2 family protein, which translates into the protein MPRFARLFEAAEDILEAYRDALKRRDADGALRLWLDEDSVSFILPDGQRLHGHEQLRGCLDALVEKNPVWIECLSQQVHSSLGVSIFEATEALRFSATATEADLYVHTTYVLMQNHEGWRIAHVHSSQAAEERVAASISSATHSLH
- the waaF gene encoding lipopolysaccharide heptosyltransferase II, producing the protein MMRKILVVAPNWIGDALMAQPLFAQIKARHPRAQIHAIAPKWVAPVLARMPEIARVLPTDLAHGKLQLGSRTMFAQQLKNETFDAAYVLPNSFKSALIPWLAGIPLRIGYKGESRLGVLNVRYPNPPKNARPPMVQHYAALAFKPGAKLPDALPDPKLNVDVQRVAATSAKFEIPGNARLVAFCPGAEYGPAKRWPAEHFAELAQMLRRSFPYAQIVALGSGKDREMANAIVERAPFVRNLCGETSLDEAIELLARSEAAICNDSGLMHVTAALGRPQVAVFGSSDPRHTPPLSPAASIMWLHLECSPCFARECPLGHLRCLRDIGPEMVFHELRRLLQPA
- a CDS encoding zinc-finger domain-containing protein, whose amino-acid sequence is MTTQTAPTIEIGADDLPLHCPTAKTPAWNYHPRVFLDIADTGEVKCPYCGTVYKLAPGVELKGHH
- a CDS encoding AzlC family ABC transporter permease, whose protein sequence is MPLVRWGAALQRRWQAIDPAERAGFFAGIRAYAPSLPPVFTWGVVTGVAMSKSVLTIPQAIGMTIFVYAGSSQLAVLPLLAAGLPIWTVLLTAFIVNVRFIIFSAGLAQHFGHLPFVRRVVLGVFNGDLPFVLFTQKYPSAAPEAGKEGYYWGMVLLSFVAWQVSSILGIVAASLFPDAWGLALAGTLALIPVMVSTIRSRATLMAVAVAAVLALVAFKLPYRLSLVIAVTGAMAAGLAADEAAARLQWQRRRAAQPVAEEEDA
- a CDS encoding AzlD domain-containing protein translates to MSALEIWLVIAGMTVVTIVTRSLFLIVGDKVALPMRLQHALRFAPAAALIAIVLPDLLWNQGHFDATWTNPRLMAGVAATAFYVATRRMLGMIFVGMGVFTVLRLWG
- the rarD gene encoding EamA family transporter RarD gives rise to the protein MTVSGSASTRNGVIFAFLAYTMWGLFPLYFKLLKAVSPVEILSHRVIWSLAVMVVILLVKRHWAWLWALRTQPRVVGRYAASTALLAANWLTYIWAVNHDHVLDASLGYFINPLVVVMLAALVLGERLRPVQWVSVALAAAGVAWLTWQAGTLPWIALALAFSFGFYGLLRKTSPLGALEGLTLETLLLFPLALAYLGWLAAQQQNAFLAASPGMQLLLALAGPLTALPLLLFGAGARRIPLSLLGLLQYVSPTLQLLLGVWLYNEPFAGPKVAGYVLIWIGLAVYSAESALRLQRRPQVSPAK